One Labrus mixtus chromosome 12, fLabMix1.1, whole genome shotgun sequence DNA segment encodes these proteins:
- the lyrm2 gene encoding LYR motif-containing protein 2, with protein MTISRLPTAALSLKQFLQRQRILGIYRNMLKTIRQVPSEGDRKYLRDWARDEFKRNKSATNPDAIRMMVSQANNHLEELQKSLALARS; from the exons ATGACGATTTCAAGGTTACCAACCGCAGCGCTTTCTTTAAAACAG TTCTTACAGAGACAGAGGATCCTGGggatttacagaaacatgctGAAAACCATCCGGCAGGTTCCAAGCGAGGGAGACAGGAAGTACCTGCGAGACTGGGCCAGAGACGAGTTCAAGAGGAATAAGAGCGCTACCAACCCG GATGCCATCCGAATGATGGTGTCACAAGCCAACAACcacctggaggagctgcagaagtCTTTGGCGCTGGCCAGGAGTTAA
- the ankrd6b gene encoding ankyrin repeat domain-containing protein 6b isoform X4, which produces MIQQDAAEVLALSERLLIASHKGQADNVVQLINKGAKVAVTKYGRGPLHLAAYKGHTEVVRLLLKAGCDLDIQDDGEQTALHRAAVVGNNDIISALIQEGCALDRQDKDGNTALHEVSWHGFSQSVKLLVKAGANVHAKNKAGNTALHLACQNGHAQSSKVLLLGGSRPDSKNHVGDTCLHVAARYNHLPMIRILLGAFCSVSEKNLAGDTPLHVAAALNHKKTVRLLLEAGAESRICNNAAQTALDQAREHNNPDVALLLTKAPQVQSFLRGRSVRKRRDKLKAEGRAQSVPRDEMLPCKDSASAAEDTQSSDRAACKHAEVTESNTRQGKSRKQKEKPSLSDPLRRRDTRHGESFNKRKDKLRGAACIPPHNYKAYQLYTLYRSKDGKIMQAPLNGCRCEPLINKLENQLEATKEEMKTEIHTVQDLMNSKMGQLDRKNKHQIRALDKMTVERVSAERSECVQRIEQRALQERQEAEKRQASLVSELKSWCLSKLQNMEVRFTGDPARLQRSSSVTEGLNEAEGAGLTVLPPGSQCLELHSSPVHPDSSWGEASVAESGANNHYFVVHVESSPDVNKTPGAEVASPAAKTPLSSVQVVRPKERSVICAEAQRKNLDLKDVDVMENQTTGGRIHRASSLSPATERRCSSRTEAGVRDKERGRDKGKHHRKHSQGRTKSRGAAGVRTLEVFGEQQPGEPSFAQEKDNMHALEVTQYFFEAVSTQMERWYERKVQEARWQANQRAEADRAALIERITYLEDELRMLRTNRHDDC; this is translated from the exons TATGGCAGAGGCCCCCTACACTTGGCCGCCTACAAAGGCCACACTGAGGTTGTGCGCCTCCTGCTCAAAGCCGGCTGTGACCTGGACATCCAAGACGAC ggcgAGCAGACGGCACTGCACAGGGCCGCCGTGGTCGgaaacaatgacatcatcagcgcTCTCATCCAGGAAGGCTGTGCACTGGACCGACAAGACAAG GATGGAAACACAGCGCTCCATGAGGTGTCCTGGCACGGCTTCAGTCAGTCCGTCAAACTGCTGGTGAAGGCCGGAGCCAACGTACACGCTAAAAACAAG GCTGGAAACACGGCCCTCCACCTGGCGTGTCAGAACGGTCACGCTCAGAGCTCCAAAGTTCTCCTCCTGGGAGGCTCCAGACCCGACAGCAAGAACCAC GTTGGGGACACGTGTCTCCATGTCGCTGCTCGGTACAACCACCTGCCGATGATCCGCATCCTGCTGGGAGCGTTTTGCTCCGTTTCAGAGAAGAACCTG GCAGGGGACACACCGCTCCACGTTGCAGCTGCTCTGAATCATAAGAAGACAGTACGTCTGCTGCTGGAGGCCGGAGCAGAGAGCCGCATCTGCAACAAC gCAGCTCAGACAGCTCTGGACCAGGCCAGAGAGCACAACAACCCGGATGTTGCTCTTCTCCTCACTAAAGCCCCCCAG gtgcagaGTTTTCTGCGAGGCAGGagtgtgaggaagaggagggacaaGCTGAAGGCGGAGGGTCGAGCTCAGTCGGTGCCCAGAGACGAGATGCTGCCCTGcaag GACAGCGCGTCTGCTGCAGAGGACACGCAGAGCAGCGACCGCGCCGCCTGCAAACACGCAGAGGTGACCGAGTCAAACACCAGGCAGGGGAAGAGcaggaagcagaaagaaaag CCGTCGCTGTCCGACCCCCTCCGCCGCAGAGATACCCGGCACGGTGAAAGTTTTAACAAGAGGAAAGACAAACTGAGAGGAGCTGCATGCATCCCTCCTCACAACTACAAAGCCTACCAGCTGTACACACTGTACCGCAGCAAGGACGGAAAGATCATGCAG gCTCCTCTGAACGGCTGTCGCTGTGAACCTCTCATCAATAAACTGGAGAATCAGCTGGAGGCCAccaaggaggagatgaagaccGAGATCCACACAGTCCAAGACCTGATGAACAGCAAGATGGGACAGCTGGACCGCAAGAACAAgcaccag ATCCGAGCTCTAGATAAGATGACGGTGGAGCgagtgtctgcagagaggagcgAGTGTGTGCAGAGGATCGAGCAGCGAGCTCTGCAGGAGAGGCAGGAGGCAGAGAAGAGACAG GCGTCCCTGGTCAGCGAGCTGAAGAGCTGGTGTCTGTCCAAACTGCAGAACATGGAGGTCCGCTTCACCGGAGACCCCGCCAGGCTGCAGCGCTCCTCCTCCGTGACCGAGGGCCTAAACGAGGCAGAGGGAGCCGGCCTCACCGTGCTGCCACCCGGCTCACAGTGCCTGGAGCTCCACAGCAGCCCCGTCCACCCGGACTCCAGCTGGGGGGAGGCCAGCGTGGCAGAGAGCGGCGCGAACAACCACTACTTTGTGGTCCATGTGGAGAGTTCTCCAG ATGTGAATAAGACTCCTGGTGCAGAGGTCGCCTCTCCTGCAGCAAAGACCCCGCTGTCTTCTGTCCAGGTGGTCCGACCTAAAGAGCGCTCAGTGATCTGTGCAGAGGCTCAGAGGAAGAACCTGGACCTGAAGGATGTGGACGTGATGGAGAACCAGACGACGGGGGGCAGGATTCACAGAGCCAGCAGCCTGTCTCCGGCCACAGAGCGgcgctgcagcagcaggactgAAGCCGGGGTCAGAGACAAGGAGCGAGGGCGGGACAAAGGGAAGCACCACAGGAAGCACTCCCAGGGCAGGACTAAGTCCAGGGGGGCTGCCGGGGTGCGGACTCTGGAGGTGTTTGGAGAGCAGCAGCCCGGCGAGCCCTCCTTTGCCCAGGAGAAGGACAACATGCACGCGTTGGAGGTGACACAGTACTTCTTCGAGGCGGTGTCGACGCAGATGGAGCGCTGGTACGAGAGGAAGGTGCAGGAGGCTCGCTGGCAGGCCAATCAGAGAGCGGAGGCTGACAGAGCCGCTCTGATCGAGAGGATCACCTACCTGGAGGACGAGCTGCGCATGCTGAGGACAAACAGACACGATGACTGCTAA
- the ankrd6b gene encoding ankyrin repeat domain-containing protein 6b isoform X3: MIQQDAAEVLALSERLLIASHKGQADNVVQLINKGAKVAVTKYGRGPLHLAAYKGHTEVVRLLLKAGCDLDIQDDGEQTALHRAAVVGNNDIISALIQEGCALDRQDKDGNTALHEVSWHGFSQSVKLLVKAGANVHAKNKAGNTALHLACQNGHAQSSKVLLLGGSRPDSKNHVGDTCLHVAARYNHLPMIRILLGAFCSVSEKNLAGDTPLHVAAALNHKKTVRLLLEAGAESRICNNAAQTALDQAREHNNPDVALLLTKAPQVQSFLRGRSVRKRRDKLKAEGRAQSVPRDEMLPCKDSASAAEDTQSSDRAACKHAEVTESNTRQGKSRKQKEKPSLSDPLRRRDTRHGESFNKRKDKLRGAACIPPHNYKAYQLYTLYRSKDGKIMQAPLNGCRCEPLINKLENQLEATKEEMKTEIHTVQDLMNSKMGQLDRKNKHQIRALDKMTVERVSAERSECVQRIEQRALQERQEAEKRQQASLVSELKSWCLSKLQNMEVRFTGDPARLQRSSSVTEGLNEAEGAGLTVLPPGSQCLELHSSPVHPDSSWGEASVAESGANNHYFVVHVESSPDVNKTPGAEVASPAAKTPLSSVQVVRPKERSVICAEAQRKNLDLKDVDVMENQTTGGRIHRASSLSPATERRCSSRTEAGVRDKERGRDKGKHHRKHSQGRTKSRGAAGVRTLEVFGEQQPGEPSFAQEKDNMHALEVTQYFFEAVSTQMERWYERKVQEARWQANQRAEADRAALIERITYLEDELRMLRTNRHDDC, translated from the exons TATGGCAGAGGCCCCCTACACTTGGCCGCCTACAAAGGCCACACTGAGGTTGTGCGCCTCCTGCTCAAAGCCGGCTGTGACCTGGACATCCAAGACGAC ggcgAGCAGACGGCACTGCACAGGGCCGCCGTGGTCGgaaacaatgacatcatcagcgcTCTCATCCAGGAAGGCTGTGCACTGGACCGACAAGACAAG GATGGAAACACAGCGCTCCATGAGGTGTCCTGGCACGGCTTCAGTCAGTCCGTCAAACTGCTGGTGAAGGCCGGAGCCAACGTACACGCTAAAAACAAG GCTGGAAACACGGCCCTCCACCTGGCGTGTCAGAACGGTCACGCTCAGAGCTCCAAAGTTCTCCTCCTGGGAGGCTCCAGACCCGACAGCAAGAACCAC GTTGGGGACACGTGTCTCCATGTCGCTGCTCGGTACAACCACCTGCCGATGATCCGCATCCTGCTGGGAGCGTTTTGCTCCGTTTCAGAGAAGAACCTG GCAGGGGACACACCGCTCCACGTTGCAGCTGCTCTGAATCATAAGAAGACAGTACGTCTGCTGCTGGAGGCCGGAGCAGAGAGCCGCATCTGCAACAAC gCAGCTCAGACAGCTCTGGACCAGGCCAGAGAGCACAACAACCCGGATGTTGCTCTTCTCCTCACTAAAGCCCCCCAG gtgcagaGTTTTCTGCGAGGCAGGagtgtgaggaagaggagggacaaGCTGAAGGCGGAGGGTCGAGCTCAGTCGGTGCCCAGAGACGAGATGCTGCCCTGcaag GACAGCGCGTCTGCTGCAGAGGACACGCAGAGCAGCGACCGCGCCGCCTGCAAACACGCAGAGGTGACCGAGTCAAACACCAGGCAGGGGAAGAGcaggaagcagaaagaaaag CCGTCGCTGTCCGACCCCCTCCGCCGCAGAGATACCCGGCACGGTGAAAGTTTTAACAAGAGGAAAGACAAACTGAGAGGAGCTGCATGCATCCCTCCTCACAACTACAAAGCCTACCAGCTGTACACACTGTACCGCAGCAAGGACGGAAAGATCATGCAG gCTCCTCTGAACGGCTGTCGCTGTGAACCTCTCATCAATAAACTGGAGAATCAGCTGGAGGCCAccaaggaggagatgaagaccGAGATCCACACAGTCCAAGACCTGATGAACAGCAAGATGGGACAGCTGGACCGCAAGAACAAgcaccag ATCCGAGCTCTAGATAAGATGACGGTGGAGCgagtgtctgcagagaggagcgAGTGTGTGCAGAGGATCGAGCAGCGAGCTCTGCAGGAGAGGCAGGAGGCAGAGAAGAGACAG CAGGCGTCCCTGGTCAGCGAGCTGAAGAGCTGGTGTCTGTCCAAACTGCAGAACATGGAGGTCCGCTTCACCGGAGACCCCGCCAGGCTGCAGCGCTCCTCCTCCGTGACCGAGGGCCTAAACGAGGCAGAGGGAGCCGGCCTCACCGTGCTGCCACCCGGCTCACAGTGCCTGGAGCTCCACAGCAGCCCCGTCCACCCGGACTCCAGCTGGGGGGAGGCCAGCGTGGCAGAGAGCGGCGCGAACAACCACTACTTTGTGGTCCATGTGGAGAGTTCTCCAG ATGTGAATAAGACTCCTGGTGCAGAGGTCGCCTCTCCTGCAGCAAAGACCCCGCTGTCTTCTGTCCAGGTGGTCCGACCTAAAGAGCGCTCAGTGATCTGTGCAGAGGCTCAGAGGAAGAACCTGGACCTGAAGGATGTGGACGTGATGGAGAACCAGACGACGGGGGGCAGGATTCACAGAGCCAGCAGCCTGTCTCCGGCCACAGAGCGgcgctgcagcagcaggactgAAGCCGGGGTCAGAGACAAGGAGCGAGGGCGGGACAAAGGGAAGCACCACAGGAAGCACTCCCAGGGCAGGACTAAGTCCAGGGGGGCTGCCGGGGTGCGGACTCTGGAGGTGTTTGGAGAGCAGCAGCCCGGCGAGCCCTCCTTTGCCCAGGAGAAGGACAACATGCACGCGTTGGAGGTGACACAGTACTTCTTCGAGGCGGTGTCGACGCAGATGGAGCGCTGGTACGAGAGGAAGGTGCAGGAGGCTCGCTGGCAGGCCAATCAGAGAGCGGAGGCTGACAGAGCCGCTCTGATCGAGAGGATCACCTACCTGGAGGACGAGCTGCGCATGCTGAGGACAAACAGACACGATGACTGCTAA
- the ankrd6b gene encoding ankyrin repeat domain-containing protein 6b isoform X2, giving the protein MTSSGLEWDSLDCPLVGLPSGCKPPTDSDNQDLGRCQIPSLWSMSSADRCSASSRTAGGRRCRLKQEEEEEGRKKRAGEEPGGSGRVKEGEQTALHRAAVVGNNDIISALIQEGCALDRQDKDGNTALHEVSWHGFSQSVKLLVKAGANVHAKNKAGNTALHLACQNGHAQSSKVLLLGGSRPDSKNHVGDTCLHVAARYNHLPMIRILLGAFCSVSEKNLAGDTPLHVAAALNHKKTVRLLLEAGAESRICNNAAQTALDQAREHNNPDVALLLTKAPQVQSFLRGRSVRKRRDKLKAEGRAQSVPRDEMLPCKDSASAAEDTQSSDRAACKHAEVTESNTRQGKSRKQKEKPSLSDPLRRRDTRHGESFNKRKDKLRGAACIPPHNYKAYQLYTLYRSKDGKIMQAPLNGCRCEPLINKLENQLEATKEEMKTEIHTVQDLMNSKMGQLDRKNKHQIRALDKMTVERVSAERSECVQRIEQRALQERQEAEKRQASLVSELKSWCLSKLQNMEVRFTGDPARLQRSSSVTEGLNEAEGAGLTVLPPGSQCLELHSSPVHPDSSWGEASVAESGANNHYFVVHVESSPDVNKTPGAEVASPAAKTPLSSVQVVRPKERSVICAEAQRKNLDLKDVDVMENQTTGGRIHRASSLSPATERRCSSRTEAGVRDKERGRDKGKHHRKHSQGRTKSRGAAGVRTLEVFGEQQPGEPSFAQEKDNMHALEVTQYFFEAVSTQMERWYERKVQEARWQANQRAEADRAALIERITYLEDELRMLRTNRHDDC; this is encoded by the exons ATGACCTCCAGTGGCCTTGAATGGGACTCTTTGGACTGCCCCCTTGTGGGTTTGCCCTCAGGATGCAAGCCCCCCACAGACAGTGATAACCAAGATCTCGGTCGTTGCCAAATTCCCTCTCTGTGGTCAATGAGCTCGGCAGATCGCTGCAGTGCATCCTCCAGGACTGCAGGGGGCAGGAGGTGCAgactgaagcaggaagaggaggaagaggggagaaaGAAGAGGGCTGGGGAAGAGCCTGGCGGATCAGGGAGAGTGAAGGAG ggcgAGCAGACGGCACTGCACAGGGCCGCCGTGGTCGgaaacaatgacatcatcagcgcTCTCATCCAGGAAGGCTGTGCACTGGACCGACAAGACAAG GATGGAAACACAGCGCTCCATGAGGTGTCCTGGCACGGCTTCAGTCAGTCCGTCAAACTGCTGGTGAAGGCCGGAGCCAACGTACACGCTAAAAACAAG GCTGGAAACACGGCCCTCCACCTGGCGTGTCAGAACGGTCACGCTCAGAGCTCCAAAGTTCTCCTCCTGGGAGGCTCCAGACCCGACAGCAAGAACCAC GTTGGGGACACGTGTCTCCATGTCGCTGCTCGGTACAACCACCTGCCGATGATCCGCATCCTGCTGGGAGCGTTTTGCTCCGTTTCAGAGAAGAACCTG GCAGGGGACACACCGCTCCACGTTGCAGCTGCTCTGAATCATAAGAAGACAGTACGTCTGCTGCTGGAGGCCGGAGCAGAGAGCCGCATCTGCAACAAC gCAGCTCAGACAGCTCTGGACCAGGCCAGAGAGCACAACAACCCGGATGTTGCTCTTCTCCTCACTAAAGCCCCCCAG gtgcagaGTTTTCTGCGAGGCAGGagtgtgaggaagaggagggacaaGCTGAAGGCGGAGGGTCGAGCTCAGTCGGTGCCCAGAGACGAGATGCTGCCCTGcaag GACAGCGCGTCTGCTGCAGAGGACACGCAGAGCAGCGACCGCGCCGCCTGCAAACACGCAGAGGTGACCGAGTCAAACACCAGGCAGGGGAAGAGcaggaagcagaaagaaaag CCGTCGCTGTCCGACCCCCTCCGCCGCAGAGATACCCGGCACGGTGAAAGTTTTAACAAGAGGAAAGACAAACTGAGAGGAGCTGCATGCATCCCTCCTCACAACTACAAAGCCTACCAGCTGTACACACTGTACCGCAGCAAGGACGGAAAGATCATGCAG gCTCCTCTGAACGGCTGTCGCTGTGAACCTCTCATCAATAAACTGGAGAATCAGCTGGAGGCCAccaaggaggagatgaagaccGAGATCCACACAGTCCAAGACCTGATGAACAGCAAGATGGGACAGCTGGACCGCAAGAACAAgcaccag ATCCGAGCTCTAGATAAGATGACGGTGGAGCgagtgtctgcagagaggagcgAGTGTGTGCAGAGGATCGAGCAGCGAGCTCTGCAGGAGAGGCAGGAGGCAGAGAAGAGACAG GCGTCCCTGGTCAGCGAGCTGAAGAGCTGGTGTCTGTCCAAACTGCAGAACATGGAGGTCCGCTTCACCGGAGACCCCGCCAGGCTGCAGCGCTCCTCCTCCGTGACCGAGGGCCTAAACGAGGCAGAGGGAGCCGGCCTCACCGTGCTGCCACCCGGCTCACAGTGCCTGGAGCTCCACAGCAGCCCCGTCCACCCGGACTCCAGCTGGGGGGAGGCCAGCGTGGCAGAGAGCGGCGCGAACAACCACTACTTTGTGGTCCATGTGGAGAGTTCTCCAG ATGTGAATAAGACTCCTGGTGCAGAGGTCGCCTCTCCTGCAGCAAAGACCCCGCTGTCTTCTGTCCAGGTGGTCCGACCTAAAGAGCGCTCAGTGATCTGTGCAGAGGCTCAGAGGAAGAACCTGGACCTGAAGGATGTGGACGTGATGGAGAACCAGACGACGGGGGGCAGGATTCACAGAGCCAGCAGCCTGTCTCCGGCCACAGAGCGgcgctgcagcagcaggactgAAGCCGGGGTCAGAGACAAGGAGCGAGGGCGGGACAAAGGGAAGCACCACAGGAAGCACTCCCAGGGCAGGACTAAGTCCAGGGGGGCTGCCGGGGTGCGGACTCTGGAGGTGTTTGGAGAGCAGCAGCCCGGCGAGCCCTCCTTTGCCCAGGAGAAGGACAACATGCACGCGTTGGAGGTGACACAGTACTTCTTCGAGGCGGTGTCGACGCAGATGGAGCGCTGGTACGAGAGGAAGGTGCAGGAGGCTCGCTGGCAGGCCAATCAGAGAGCGGAGGCTGACAGAGCCGCTCTGATCGAGAGGATCACCTACCTGGAGGACGAGCTGCGCATGCTGAGGACAAACAGACACGATGACTGCTAA
- the ankrd6b gene encoding ankyrin repeat domain-containing protein 6b isoform X1, with amino-acid sequence MTSSGLEWDSLDCPLVGLPSGCKPPTDSDNQDLGRCQIPSLWSMSSADRCSASSRTAGGRRCRLKQEEEEEGRKKRAGEEPGGSGRVKEGEQTALHRAAVVGNNDIISALIQEGCALDRQDKDGNTALHEVSWHGFSQSVKLLVKAGANVHAKNKAGNTALHLACQNGHAQSSKVLLLGGSRPDSKNHVGDTCLHVAARYNHLPMIRILLGAFCSVSEKNLAGDTPLHVAAALNHKKTVRLLLEAGAESRICNNAAQTALDQAREHNNPDVALLLTKAPQVQSFLRGRSVRKRRDKLKAEGRAQSVPRDEMLPCKDSASAAEDTQSSDRAACKHAEVTESNTRQGKSRKQKEKPSLSDPLRRRDTRHGESFNKRKDKLRGAACIPPHNYKAYQLYTLYRSKDGKIMQAPLNGCRCEPLINKLENQLEATKEEMKTEIHTVQDLMNSKMGQLDRKNKHQIRALDKMTVERVSAERSECVQRIEQRALQERQEAEKRQQASLVSELKSWCLSKLQNMEVRFTGDPARLQRSSSVTEGLNEAEGAGLTVLPPGSQCLELHSSPVHPDSSWGEASVAESGANNHYFVVHVESSPDVNKTPGAEVASPAAKTPLSSVQVVRPKERSVICAEAQRKNLDLKDVDVMENQTTGGRIHRASSLSPATERRCSSRTEAGVRDKERGRDKGKHHRKHSQGRTKSRGAAGVRTLEVFGEQQPGEPSFAQEKDNMHALEVTQYFFEAVSTQMERWYERKVQEARWQANQRAEADRAALIERITYLEDELRMLRTNRHDDC; translated from the exons ATGACCTCCAGTGGCCTTGAATGGGACTCTTTGGACTGCCCCCTTGTGGGTTTGCCCTCAGGATGCAAGCCCCCCACAGACAGTGATAACCAAGATCTCGGTCGTTGCCAAATTCCCTCTCTGTGGTCAATGAGCTCGGCAGATCGCTGCAGTGCATCCTCCAGGACTGCAGGGGGCAGGAGGTGCAgactgaagcaggaagaggaggaagaggggagaaaGAAGAGGGCTGGGGAAGAGCCTGGCGGATCAGGGAGAGTGAAGGAG ggcgAGCAGACGGCACTGCACAGGGCCGCCGTGGTCGgaaacaatgacatcatcagcgcTCTCATCCAGGAAGGCTGTGCACTGGACCGACAAGACAAG GATGGAAACACAGCGCTCCATGAGGTGTCCTGGCACGGCTTCAGTCAGTCCGTCAAACTGCTGGTGAAGGCCGGAGCCAACGTACACGCTAAAAACAAG GCTGGAAACACGGCCCTCCACCTGGCGTGTCAGAACGGTCACGCTCAGAGCTCCAAAGTTCTCCTCCTGGGAGGCTCCAGACCCGACAGCAAGAACCAC GTTGGGGACACGTGTCTCCATGTCGCTGCTCGGTACAACCACCTGCCGATGATCCGCATCCTGCTGGGAGCGTTTTGCTCCGTTTCAGAGAAGAACCTG GCAGGGGACACACCGCTCCACGTTGCAGCTGCTCTGAATCATAAGAAGACAGTACGTCTGCTGCTGGAGGCCGGAGCAGAGAGCCGCATCTGCAACAAC gCAGCTCAGACAGCTCTGGACCAGGCCAGAGAGCACAACAACCCGGATGTTGCTCTTCTCCTCACTAAAGCCCCCCAG gtgcagaGTTTTCTGCGAGGCAGGagtgtgaggaagaggagggacaaGCTGAAGGCGGAGGGTCGAGCTCAGTCGGTGCCCAGAGACGAGATGCTGCCCTGcaag GACAGCGCGTCTGCTGCAGAGGACACGCAGAGCAGCGACCGCGCCGCCTGCAAACACGCAGAGGTGACCGAGTCAAACACCAGGCAGGGGAAGAGcaggaagcagaaagaaaag CCGTCGCTGTCCGACCCCCTCCGCCGCAGAGATACCCGGCACGGTGAAAGTTTTAACAAGAGGAAAGACAAACTGAGAGGAGCTGCATGCATCCCTCCTCACAACTACAAAGCCTACCAGCTGTACACACTGTACCGCAGCAAGGACGGAAAGATCATGCAG gCTCCTCTGAACGGCTGTCGCTGTGAACCTCTCATCAATAAACTGGAGAATCAGCTGGAGGCCAccaaggaggagatgaagaccGAGATCCACACAGTCCAAGACCTGATGAACAGCAAGATGGGACAGCTGGACCGCAAGAACAAgcaccag ATCCGAGCTCTAGATAAGATGACGGTGGAGCgagtgtctgcagagaggagcgAGTGTGTGCAGAGGATCGAGCAGCGAGCTCTGCAGGAGAGGCAGGAGGCAGAGAAGAGACAG CAGGCGTCCCTGGTCAGCGAGCTGAAGAGCTGGTGTCTGTCCAAACTGCAGAACATGGAGGTCCGCTTCACCGGAGACCCCGCCAGGCTGCAGCGCTCCTCCTCCGTGACCGAGGGCCTAAACGAGGCAGAGGGAGCCGGCCTCACCGTGCTGCCACCCGGCTCACAGTGCCTGGAGCTCCACAGCAGCCCCGTCCACCCGGACTCCAGCTGGGGGGAGGCCAGCGTGGCAGAGAGCGGCGCGAACAACCACTACTTTGTGGTCCATGTGGAGAGTTCTCCAG ATGTGAATAAGACTCCTGGTGCAGAGGTCGCCTCTCCTGCAGCAAAGACCCCGCTGTCTTCTGTCCAGGTGGTCCGACCTAAAGAGCGCTCAGTGATCTGTGCAGAGGCTCAGAGGAAGAACCTGGACCTGAAGGATGTGGACGTGATGGAGAACCAGACGACGGGGGGCAGGATTCACAGAGCCAGCAGCCTGTCTCCGGCCACAGAGCGgcgctgcagcagcaggactgAAGCCGGGGTCAGAGACAAGGAGCGAGGGCGGGACAAAGGGAAGCACCACAGGAAGCACTCCCAGGGCAGGACTAAGTCCAGGGGGGCTGCCGGGGTGCGGACTCTGGAGGTGTTTGGAGAGCAGCAGCCCGGCGAGCCCTCCTTTGCCCAGGAGAAGGACAACATGCACGCGTTGGAGGTGACACAGTACTTCTTCGAGGCGGTGTCGACGCAGATGGAGCGCTGGTACGAGAGGAAGGTGCAGGAGGCTCGCTGGCAGGCCAATCAGAGAGCGGAGGCTGACAGAGCCGCTCTGATCGAGAGGATCACCTACCTGGAGGACGAGCTGCGCATGCTGAGGACAAACAGACACGATGACTGCTAA